In the genome of Pseudomonadota bacterium, the window TTGTACATCAGTAGTAATTTTGTTGTTGCTGGAAGTAACCAGCGGGAAAATCCCCCTGTAAAAGGAAAAGAAGCATTAAACGGAGAAATCGAGAAAAACAGTTTTCCAATTATAGAGATGCAACCTGATACTTCAATATGCTTAGAGGCGTGCATAAGGCGCAATCAAATGGCTTCTGTAGGGTTTGCTGTAATTCAGGAACAATGTCGATTAGAGTGCAATTTTGAGAGTACTCTTGCTCTATTGGAATCCTCTAACAAAGAAGATTATGCAAGAGGAGTAAAAGCCTTAACTGAGATGAACGATAATAGGGCGGTGATTCCTCTTATAATAGCTCTGAAGAAGGATTTAGAAGAAAGAACAGGCTTATGGGCATGGATAATTCCAGCACTTGGTTCTTTAGGAGATCCGGCAGCCACCTCAGTGCTAATACAAACATTAACCATAAACGATGATTATTGGCTTGGAAGAGAAATGTCAGCCAAAGCCTTGGGTACCATCGGTGACCCATCAGCTATTCAACCCTTGCTTAGTGCTGCCTCACGGGCAGATACTCGTGATGCAGCCATAAAAGCTTTAGTTAATTTCCAGGATAAACGTGCAGTAAATATATTTTTATCAGCCTTAGATCCAGAGGAAGAGGAGCAAACTCGCAAAGCAGCTATCAAAGGCCTTCACCTTCTGGGATCAATCGCAGTTCCCGAAATGATTAAGGCGTTTGCCTATTTCTCATCGGAACATCCAGAAACATCAAAACGGCTCGCTTTATGCCGCCTACTGGGTACTAGTGGGGATGAGCGAGCAATCAAGATGCTTCAGAAAAGCGTGACTGATCCTGATAAGATAATAAAACAATGTGTAGAAGAATTTCTCCAAGTACAGAAATAGAACCAAGGTGTCTAACAATAGGTGAAATATGAAAAAGAAAACTATAGCGGGCCTTTTGGTTGCTTTTGTAATTTTCGCCTGTTTTGTTTTGTGGCTATTAACCGGAGTAAATGAAAAAGGGCACCAGACCAATGGAGGCGATTATGCAGAAAACCTTCGCCGTTCTAATCTTGCGATTTCTTTAAAGGTTGATGCTGAGGAGTACTATAAACAACACAAGCAATACCCTCAAATCGCAGAACTCTACCCTTCTCCCGATATACTCTTAATTGATTATCTGAAATCAGGCGTGATTTCCTACGGTACAGATAAAACATCCTTTTGTGTACGCTATATTAATAGCGATCAACGTTTCCAAAGGCCTGGCCAAAAGTATGCTATGAGCTGGAATGGTAAGCAATATTGCAGCAAAAAGGAGCACCTATTGGGTGTTTCAGAAGATTGGCAGGCAGATAGTGATGGTTTTTATATACACGATCTCCACTAGACCGCCTTTCTTCAATAGCGACGGATCTCCCCGGTTTTACAGTTTCTAGGCTTATGATCACTTCCCCATTTTGTGCAGTAACTTAATGAACCATCTCTGTTATAATTATATTGAAGGGTTGGTTTCCCTGCAAAGAAATTAGTTTCTTTCGATGTCTGTCCATTGTCGTACCACTGTGCACTATCCCCATGTTGTATGCCGTCTGAATAAGTTGTGAATCTCATACGATAAACAGCGCCAGATTTCGATACCGAATAAATATCTTGTATCCCGTTACGCTTACCATTGGAATAATTTGTTCTCTGATTAGCATAAGAAAAATTATGCTCATTACTCCAAGCATAATTTGTTACGAGACCCTCGCGTTTTCCATTCACATACGCTTCTTCAAGCTGAAGATAACCATTCCCAAAATAAGCGCAATTTCTATATGTGTTGCCAGAAGTTTGACCATTTGGATATGCCCTAAACGAAGATCGGTTATCCGGTTTCATTTTAGGGCAACTGGAATAGTTG includes:
- a CDS encoding HEAT repeat domain-containing protein, encoding MHILKLSLYITLILLYISSNFVVAGSNQRENPPVKGKEALNGEIEKNSFPIIEMQPDTSICLEACIRRNQMASVGFAVIQEQCRLECNFESTLALLESSNKEDYARGVKALTEMNDNRAVIPLIIALKKDLEERTGLWAWIIPALGSLGDPAATSVLIQTLTINDDYWLGREMSAKALGTIGDPSAIQPLLSAASRADTRDAAIKALVNFQDKRAVNIFLSALDPEEEEQTRKAAIKGLHLLGSIAVPEMIKAFAYFSSEHPETSKRLALCRLLGTSGDERAIKMLQKSVTDPDKIIKQCVEEFLQVQK